The following proteins are encoded in a genomic region of Moorena sp. SIOASIH:
- a CDS encoding transposase, whose amino-acid sequence MIILEFKAKGKESQYSAIAEAIRTVKFIRNSCIRLWLDNKGTGKSDLSRYSKILAKEFSFANELNSTARQAASERAWSSIVRFYDNCKKKVPGKKGFPKFQKCARSVEYKKSGWKLSPDKKSITFTDKKGIGKLKLKGTWDLWRFDKKQINRVRIVKRADGYYVQFCVAVNEKEEIDSTGKTIGLDVGLKEFYTDSDGNSEPNPRFYRKNEKRLKFYQRRVSRKKKGSSNRRKAVNRLGRQHLKISRQREEHAKRLARCVIRSNDLVAYEDLRIKNLVKNHCLAKSINDAGWYQFRKWLEHFGTKFGRITVAVNPAYTSQNCFDCGEVVKKSLSTRTHACKCGCELDRDHNAALNIRTRALSTVGHTGTRILDPNALGDLSSTFPDSGLVEQDRSLIKESPSISGRGVSISKGFF is encoded by the coding sequence GTGATTATTTTAGAGTTCAAAGCCAAAGGAAAAGAATCTCAATATTCAGCTATAGCCGAAGCTATCCGGACAGTGAAATTTATCCGAAATAGCTGCATTCGTCTATGGTTAGACAACAAAGGAACAGGAAAAAGTGACCTTAGTAGGTATTCTAAAATCCTTGCCAAAGAATTCTCTTTTGCCAATGAACTCAACTCTACTGCCCGCCAGGCTGCGTCTGAGAGAGCATGGTCATCGATTGTTCGGTTCTACGATAACTGCAAGAAAAAAGTTCCAGGTAAAAAAGGATTTCCTAAGTTTCAAAAATGTGCTCGCTCTGTCGAATATAAAAAATCAGGATGGAAATTATCTCCTGATAAAAAATCGATAACGTTCACAGATAAAAAAGGAATCGGGAAGCTTAAACTCAAGGGTACCTGGGACTTGTGGCGCTTTGATAAAAAGCAAATCAACCGGGTTCGGATAGTCAAGCGGGCTGACGGGTACTATGTTCAATTCTGTGTTGCGGTTAACGAAAAAGAAGAAATAGACTCGACAGGTAAGACTATTGGCTTGGATGTGGGACTCAAAGAGTTCTATACAGACTCTGATGGTAACTCTGAACCTAACCCTAGGTTTTATAGAAAAAACGAGAAACGATTAAAATTTTATCAGCGCCGGGTTTCTCGGAAAAAGAAAGGCTCATCCAACCGGAGAAAAGCGGTTAATAGATTAGGTAGGCAACACCTCAAGATAAGTAGGCAACGTGAAGAACATGCCAAGAGACTGGCACGTTGCGTAATCAGATCTAACGATCTGGTCGCCTATGAAGACTTGAGGATAAAAAATCTAGTTAAGAACCATTGTCTTGCTAAATCTATCAATGACGCGGGTTGGTATCAATTCAGGAAATGGTTGGAGCATTTTGGGACTAAATTCGGTCGGATAACTGTTGCAGTAAATCCTGCCTATACCAGTCAAAATTGCTTTGATTGTGGGGAAGTTGTTAAGAAGTCCCTATCTACTAGAACTCATGCCTGCAAATGTGGGTGTGAGCTAGACAGGGACCACAATGCCGCACTAAATATTAGAACGAGAGCCTTGAGTACTGTGGGGCACACAGGAACTCGGATCCTAGATCCAAACGCTTTGGGAGATCTGTCCTCTACTTTTCCTGACTCCGGTCTGGTTGAGCAAGACAGGTCGTTGATCAAAGAATCCCCGTCCATAAGCGGGCGGGGAGTGTCAATCAGTAAGGGGTTTTTCTAG
- a CDS encoding VOC family protein has translation MKPVLFHLAFPVTDIEQTKVYYGDGLGCEIGRESRHAVILNLYGHQLVAHLTKEPLTPQRGIYPRHFGLVFTSLADWEALLSRTQQKQLPFYEQPKTRFPGQLTEHRTFFLQDPFYNLMEFKFYSNSSAIFGGRELAEIGDRV, from the coding sequence ATGAAACCAGTCCTATTTCATCTCGCATTTCCCGTTACCGACATTGAGCAAACTAAAGTCTACTACGGTGATGGACTTGGCTGCGAAATCGGTAGAGAATCTCGCCATGCTGTGATTCTGAATTTATACGGTCATCAACTCGTGGCTCACCTAACCAAAGAACCCCTGACACCTCAGCGGGGTATTTATCCTCGACATTTCGGGTTAGTTTTTACATCCCTGGCTGATTGGGAAGCCTTACTTTCCCGTACTCAACAAAAACAATTACCCTTCTACGAGCAACCCAAGACCCGCTTTCCTGGTCAACTTACAGAGCATCGCACCTTCTTCCTCCAAGATCCATTTTATAACTTAATGGAGTTTAAGTTTTACTCTAATAGTTCAGCAATTTTTGGTGGACGTGAGTTGGCAGAAATTGGCGATCGCGTTTAA
- a CDS encoding TIGR00297 family protein, translating to MLDDILSLNPWLVAVGVNTVFLAMVWIAPKKLLTPAGIVHAWILGVLIWGTLSWPGYTVVGFYFLVGSGVTRIGMAQKEAAGIAEKRSGARGPENVWGSALTGAICALGTLLVDAPYQQLLLLGYVASFATKLSDTTASEVGKAYGKRTFLITTLQPVARGTEGAVSLEGTLAGVIASAAIAFVGWGVGLVNLTGVFFCVIAAFIATNLESVIGATLQSKLEWLTNEVVNIINTMIGAIAVVLLALAWQWIS from the coding sequence ATGCTTGATGATATTCTTTCTTTAAATCCTTGGCTAGTTGCTGTTGGAGTGAACACAGTTTTCCTTGCCATGGTATGGATTGCTCCCAAAAAGTTACTCACCCCTGCTGGCATTGTCCATGCTTGGATATTAGGCGTACTGATTTGGGGTACTCTGAGTTGGCCAGGTTACACAGTAGTGGGATTTTACTTTTTGGTAGGGTCTGGTGTCACCCGCATTGGTATGGCGCAAAAGGAAGCGGCAGGAATTGCGGAAAAGCGTTCCGGTGCTAGGGGACCAGAGAATGTTTGGGGTTCAGCACTGACTGGAGCGATTTGTGCCTTGGGTACCCTACTGGTGGATGCTCCTTACCAGCAGTTATTGTTACTGGGCTATGTCGCTAGTTTTGCTACTAAGCTGTCCGATACCACTGCCAGTGAGGTGGGTAAGGCTTACGGCAAAAGGACTTTCCTGATTACTACCTTACAGCCAGTAGCCCGGGGAACAGAAGGAGCTGTAAGTCTGGAGGGAACCCTAGCTGGAGTGATTGCATCAGCTGCGATCGCATTTGTGGGTTGGGGCGTTGGTTTGGTTAACTTGACAGGAGTATTTTTCTGTGTTATTGCTGCCTTCATCGCCACCAATCTGGAGAGTGTGATTGGTGCGACACTACAATCCAAATTGGAATGGCTGACCAATGAAGTCGTGAATATTATTAATACGATGATTGGTGCGATCGCCGTTGTGCTGTTAGCTCTAGCATGGCAGTGGATCAGCTAG